A single genomic interval of Aureliella helgolandensis harbors:
- a CDS encoding zinc-binding dehydrogenase, protein MSCPLFWTDHQTSSATSRIVDAPARDKPMKSAAVVNYAPEKGCVEIREVDRPTIGADDVLLKVANVGVCGSDLHQWTADHSWPVNYPVVLGHEFGGHIAEVGANVQGWQEGDRVVSETAAIIDPQSPMSRRGLYNLDPTRKGFGYGVNGAMTEFVCVPSRILHAVPDRLAMEHACLTEPCCVAYNAVVRNARIEPGDRVVVLGPGTIGILCAAMARLCGAEVALVGLESDRHRLEIAKQYGCEAIVGDVKPWALERDGLGCDGVIDAAGASVTLQIAMDVVRPAGWISKVGWGPQPLGFNLDPLVQKNVKLQGSFSHNWPIWERVIAMLSSGQLDVQPIIGGVWPIAEWHTAFEKMHRGEVVKSVLKPS, encoded by the coding sequence ATGTCCTGTCCACTTTTCTGGACAGATCACCAGACATCCTCCGCCACTTCCCGCATCGTCGATGCTCCAGCCCGAGATAAACCTATGAAATCTGCAGCCGTCGTAAATTACGCACCTGAAAAAGGATGCGTGGAGATTCGAGAAGTGGACCGCCCGACCATTGGTGCGGATGACGTGTTGCTCAAGGTGGCCAACGTAGGCGTTTGCGGTAGCGATCTTCATCAATGGACGGCCGATCACTCGTGGCCGGTCAACTATCCGGTTGTGCTTGGGCACGAGTTCGGCGGGCACATTGCGGAAGTCGGAGCCAACGTGCAGGGATGGCAGGAAGGGGACCGTGTCGTTAGCGAAACGGCAGCGATCATTGATCCCCAAAGTCCAATGTCGCGACGTGGCCTTTACAACCTTGACCCGACCCGCAAGGGATTCGGTTATGGGGTCAATGGAGCGATGACCGAGTTCGTGTGCGTCCCGTCGCGGATTTTGCATGCCGTGCCGGATCGCTTGGCAATGGAACACGCCTGCCTCACCGAACCCTGCTGCGTGGCGTACAACGCCGTTGTTCGCAATGCGCGGATCGAACCCGGGGATCGCGTCGTCGTGTTGGGGCCTGGCACCATTGGTATCCTGTGCGCAGCGATGGCCCGACTGTGTGGGGCAGAAGTGGCTTTAGTCGGGCTGGAGAGCGATCGCCATCGCTTGGAAATTGCCAAGCAATACGGTTGCGAAGCCATTGTTGGAGATGTAAAGCCCTGGGCGTTGGAGCGAGATGGACTGGGATGTGACGGTGTTATCGATGCCGCCGGTGCCAGCGTCACCTTGCAAATTGCTATGGATGTAGTCCGCCCGGCTGGCTGGATCAGCAAAGTCGGCTGGGGCCCGCAACCACTCGGTTTTAACCTAGACCCCTTGGTGCAAAAGAACGTCAAGCTCCAGGGAAGCTTCAGTCACAATTGGCCTATTTGGGAACGCGTCATCGCCATGCTTTCTTCGGGCCAGTTGGATGTCCAACCCATCATCGGGGGAGTTTGGCCCATCGCCGAGTGGCATACGGCGTTCGAGAAAATGCATCGAGGCGAAGTAGTGAAGTCGGTACTCAAGCCCAGCTAG